The Toxoplasma gondii ME49 chromosome III, whole genome shotgun sequence genome includes a window with the following:
- a CDS encoding CMGC kinase (encoded by transcript TGME49_254630~Predicted member of protein kinase family CMGC;CDK, (PMID:22047078).), with the protein MGHNGPKPRRVPPEPAFETSNGLTWVFVSNGYRAFKLKSHGIVQMPMYIPLGSGQYGRVFEVQPVEGSEVSAAVGIGRQFAAKLLFLPDFEAEGITADVIRETNFYNEFSMSEYANNEFPNFPSFFGCRSCLELSPEFAEGYLGGVRHCGVLIVEKCRSDFGQYIKRLWAEKRMTISALKFYVWQLLNGVAKLHSQNVVHRDLKPENLLVDTAKVQDGDYLYEEGVSIVKIADFGMGRKVRWELSQQCAGSIAPVSLAYEKTADVENNSSHHGANNRGGRATIPPGFRINETGCMRQTGHVITLPYRPPDLLVADPKRYSSAKSLVADYGLWCDMWSLGVIILEMCLPQHAVRPPYRWQYAFVTHDARKATYQMEVMILENIFKIIGRPCAADLELMTRGAGWQRGILTKFLSSFPQLDMNVKKLSINDFILERGGLQLDELGLDLIARLLQVSPTKRLAAECALAHPWFHDLPYQQMNRLGLISHLAELASPNVRGALPNSLRLCIAWWESTGRSVAHTQFAMHGMLHQMLLRQEQEHLKTQQQYICGQLRRVCSRDGRIAVEQGTPQKAHPKKAKTGSEKDSTSPASDQRQKSSLTRIQSVEAQRAGARRDPATTGNSFDSCMQGPHSGGFPFEKPSGSFHGSQHIVHALHQQQQRTIHPTGVESDDEVIRSPLRRRSHPLKAACSSTSTLPLPLYSTYGSRGAQSAVGHGKSSRCRSNDNSTLQVGPGTAKATKQELNQDAKEQENVTSDVNFVQEEDRRTKERDCEGDPSQLPHTGKLVRDAKRLRPSHDQQCTARQNLPKNF; encoded by the exons ATGGGTCACAATGGGCCTAAGCCAAGGAGGGTACCGCCCGAACCCGCGTTCGAAACTTCGAACGGTCTCACGTGGGTGTTCGTTTCCAATGGTTACAGAGCCTTCAAGCTGAAGAGTCACGGAATCGTCCAAATGCCCATGTATATACCTTTGGGCTCCGGGCAGTATGGAAGGGTTTTCGAGGTACAGCCGGTGGAGGGTTCAGAGGTATCCGCTGCTGTTGGTATCGGGCGTCAATTCGCAGCCAAactcctcttccttcctgaTTTTGAAGCAGAGGGTATAACGGCCGATGTTATTCGTGAAACCAACTTCTATAATGAATTCAGTATGTCAGAGTATGCTAACAACGAGTTTCCGAATTTCCCTTCCTTTTTCGGTTGCCGTTCGTGTCTTGAATTATCTCCGGAGTTTGCGGAAGGTTACCTTGGGGGCGTCCGGCATTGCGGCGTCCTTATCGTAGAGAAATGCCGATCTGATTTTGGACAGTACATTAAACGGCTTTGGGCGGAAAAGCGTATGACTATTTCTGCGTTGAAGTTCTACGTTTGGCAATTACTGAACG GAGTGGCCAAGTTACACAGCCAAAATGTCGTCCACCGTGACTTGAAGCCCGAAAATCTGCTTGTGGACACCGCAAAGGTTCAAGATGGAGATTACCTCTATGAGGAAGGAGTGTCCATTGTCAAAATCGCTGACTTCGGAATGGGGCGCAAAGTGCGCTGGGAGTTAAGTCAGCAGTGCGCAG GGTCCATCGCTCCCGTTAGCCTAGCCTACGAGAAGACGGCTGATGTGGAGAACAACTCGTCGCATCATGGAGCGAATAATCGAGGAGGTCGAGCGACGATTCCACCAGGATTCAGAATCAACGAGACGGGGTGCATGAGACAGACAGGGCACGTGATCACGCTGCCCTACCGTCCTCCGGATCTGCTGGTTGCAGACCCAAAACGATACAGCAGTGCCAAGAGCCTG GTAGCCGACTACGGCCTTTGGTGTGATATGTGGTCGTTGGGTGTGATTATACTGGAGATGTGCCTTCCACAGCACGCTGTTAGACCGCCGTACCGGTGGCAATACGCATTTGTCACTCACGATGCACGAAAAGCGACTTACCAGATGGAGGTGATGATTCTGGAGAACATCTTCAAAATCATTGGCCGACCGTGTGCCGCGGACCTGGAGTTGATGACAAG AGGTGCAGGGTGGCAGCGTGGCATTCTGACGAAGTTCCTTAGCTCCTTCCCCCAGTTGGATATGAACGTGAAAAAACTGTCGATCAATGACTTCATTTTGGAGCGTGGTGGCTTGCAACTGGACGAACTGGGACTGGACCTGATTGCACG GCTGCTTCAAGTCTCTCCGACGAAGCGGCTAGCCGCGGAATGCGCCTTGGCCCATCCTTGGTTCCACGATTTGCCGTACCAACAGATGAATAGGCTCGGTCTTATCTCTCACCTTGCTG AGCTGGCGTCACCAAATGTCCGAGGGGCACTGCCTAACTCTCTTCGGTTATGCATAGCCTGGTGGGAGTCGACGGGCCGTTCGGTGGCGCACACTCAATTCGCAATGCATGGAATGCTCCATCAAATGCTTCTGCGACAGGAACAGGAGCATTTGAAAACCCAGCAACAGTACATATGTGGACAGCTGCGTAGAGTGTGCTCACGGGACGGTCGAATCGCTGTCGAGCAGGGTACGCCGCAGAAAGCTCACCCAAAGAAGGCCAAGAccggaagcgaaaaagattCAACGTCTCCAGCATCTGACCAGCGACAGAAATCTTCCCTCACGCGGATCCAGTCGGTGGAAGCTCAACGCGCCGGTGCGCGAAGGGATCCAGCTACGACGGGGAACTCTTTTgacagctgcatgcagggaccCCACTCTGGTGGCTTCCCTTTCGAGAAACCTAGCGGCTCATTCCATGGATCCCAACACATCGTTCATGCCCTCCATCAACAGCAGCAGAGGACTATCCATCCGACAGGCGTGGAGAGTGATGACGAGGTCATCCGCA GTCCCCTTCGGCGGCGAAGCCACCCACTGAaagccgcatgcagttcaaCATCTACACTTCCCCTTCCATTGTATTCCACGTACGGCTCTCGAGGTGCGCAGTCGGCAGTTGGCCATGGAAAAAGTTCCCGGTGTCGGTCAAACGACAATTCGACGCTGCAGGTGGGGCCAGGCACCGCAAAAGCGACGAAACAGGAGTTAAATCAGGACGCAAAGGAGCAAGAGAATGTCACGTCGGACGTAAACTTTGTGCAAGAGGAAGACCGACGTACGAAGGAACGAGACTGTGAAGGCGACCCGTCTCAGCTCCCGCATACAGGGAAACTCGTGCGCGATGCCAAGCGCCTACGGCCGAGTCACGACCAACAGTGTACTGCTCGACAAAACCTTCCGAAGAATTTTTGA
- a CDS encoding zinc finger protein (encoded by transcript TGME49_254650) — protein MSGLEKSGFGIAHDFKGRTQEQSDFPILCETCLGDNPYVRMQRNREGKECRICTRPYTAFRWKPGPKARYKSTVVCQTCAKLKNVCQTCLFDLQYGLPVQVRDKLLEGAKVELPDHPLNRDYMADRLEKAADQLPYGKLEDHEGRLRAIARTQPYYRRNAPRVCTFWQRGECKRGDECPYLHQEVHHDPALANQNLRDRYSGQDDPVAEKILRLAASKPNADSVTPPADTTNTTVFVGGLTKGVTEQDLRDAFYAFGELLSIKMYRGQQFAFLCYAERSSAEEAVKQLHSNLVIKGVRLRVAWAKPSDKKKKPDDNDVTAAQEDPGVTVIPPPLPGLPSIRAPVPLPFMLDSADANRGAPVRHNVEAASGVLPPPSMYGVGGATAMYASMNPVEAEYMKR, from the exons ATGTCGGggctggagaagagcggcttCGGCATTGCGCACGACTTCAAGGGGCGGACGCAGGAGCAATCAGATTTCCCGATTCTCTGCGAGACATGCCTGGGTGATAATCCCTATGTTCgtatgcagagaaacagggaaggCAAAGAATGCAGGATATGTACGAGACCATACACGGCTTTCAG GTGGAAACCGGGCCCGAAGGCGCGTTACAAGTCGACGGTCGTCTGTCAGACTTGTGCGAAGCTGAAAAATGTCTGTCAGACTTGCTTATTTGATTTGCAGTACGGTCTGCCCGTTCAGGTTCGGGACAAGCTTCTGGAAGGAGCGAAGGTAGAACTACCTGACCATCCACTAAACCGCGATTACATGGCCGACCGGCTGGAAAAGGCTGCTGATCAACTTCCTTACGGAAAGCTAGAGGACCACGAAGGGAGACTACGAGCGATCGCCAGAACTCAGCCATATTATCGCCGGAACGCTCCAAGAGTTTGCACATTCTGGCAAAGAGGGGAGTGTAAAAGAGGCGACGAATGTCCGTACCTTCATCAGGAAGTCCACCATGACCCAGCTCTTGCGAACCAGAACCTCCGGGACAG GTATAGTGGACAAGATGACCCAGTTGCAGAGAAGATTTTGCGCCTGGCGGCCAGCAAGCCTAACGCTGATAGCGTAACGCCACCGGCGGACACGACCAATACCACTGTGTTTGTTGGTGGTCTTACGAAAGGAGTCACCGAACAAGACCTACGAGACGCGTTCTATGCCTTCGGAGAACTGCTTTCTATCAAAATGTACAGGGGGCAACaatttgcttttctctgttaCGCCGAGCGAAGTTCGGCAGAGGAGGCGGTTAAGCAGCTGCATTCGAATCTAGTGATCAAAGGTGTGAGGCTTCGTGTCGCTTGGGCGAAACCGTCcgacaaaaagaaaaagccTGATGATAATGATGTGACGGCAGCTCAGGAGGATCCTGGTGTGACTGTGATTCCTCCACCTCTTCCGGGCCTTCCTTCCATCCGTGCTCCAGTACCTCTCCCATTCATGTTGGATTCGGCGGATGCAAATCGCGGAGCCCCCGTGAGGCACAATGTGGAGGCGGCAAGTGGAGTGCTACCTCCACCAAGCATGTATGGGGTGGGAGGCGCGACAGCGATGTACGCGTCTATGAATCCCGTTGAAGCTGAGTATATGAAAAGATGA
- a CDS encoding hypothetical protein (encoded by transcript TGME49_254640) — MAALSSAVYPDTNFCSDVTCIACTVAALQTVAGFDSRCRMSSRCGLQYSPCPDWKVSRWRVPCCRTVSKLTLLVSFMPSFYSCALAKMNAEELRETPKKGRRGGPRRTSADREHGSGKSPPSSKGVRSKTKHHTAPLRLPHSALCKGSYQIAKKCTTEGPFDTASSPEVRMAVAQPKRICSLRDTRDAAEQSRVFCGQNSHRTNPCNRFQGLSETLRHKLSLERQKTRHFVLGGDEGQALGTALEPMLQRFDMAVQYGPCCGLSRSERWYRADELGMKPPLEVKQAIQFTRGDASIFDQRLSRFGVTNLEKHK; from the exons ATGGCTGCCCTGTCAAGTGCCGTTTACCCTGATACGAATTTTTGTTCGGATGTTACGTGTATCGCATGCACTGTAGCTGCCCTCCAGACGGTTGCTGGTTTTGACAGTCGGTGCCGCATGTCGAGCCGCTGTGGTCTTCAATACTCACCTTGTCCAGATTGGAAGGTCAGTCGATGGCGAGTACCGTGTTGTCGCACGGTGTCCAAGCTCACCTTACTTGTCAGTTTTATGCCATCATTTTATTCGTGTGCTTTGGCCAAAATGAACGCTGAAGAATTGCGCGAAACGCCAAAGAAAGGCCGGAGAGGAGGTCCACGCCGGACGTCAGCTGACCGGGAGCATGGTAGCGGCAAATCACCACCATCTAGCAAGGGAGTTAGAAGCAAAACCAAGCACCATACAGCTCCGCTTAGACTCCCTCATTCAGCGCTGTGTAAAGGTTCATACCAGATTGCCAAGAAATGCACCACTGAAGGTCCATTCGATACCGCGTCATCGCCGGAGGTGCGGATGGCTGTCGCGCAGCCAAAGCGTATTTGCTCACTTCGAGACACCAGAGACGCGGCTGAACAATCCCGGGTGTTTTGTGGCCAGAACAGTCATCGCACTAATCCTTGTAATCGGTTCCAAGGATTAAGTGAGACCCTTCGACACAAGCTTAGCCTCGAGCGTCAGAAGACTCGTCACTTTGTCCTAGGCGGTGATGAGGGGCAAGCGCTCGGCACAGCCCTTGAGCCAATGCTACAAAGGTTCGACATGGCAGTTCAG TATGGCCCATGTTGTGGCCTCTCCAGATCGGAGCGTTGGTATCGAGCAGACGAATTAGGGATGAAACCGCCACTGGAGGTGAAGCAGGCGATACAGTTCACCCGCGGCGATGCGTCTATTTTCGATCAACGATTGTCCAGGTTTGGTGTCACAAATCTGGAGAAGCACAAGTAG
- a CDS encoding ankyrin repeat-containing protein (encoded by transcript TGME49_254660) — protein MSQHGSRQLIASIIHLHGNTTVALLFCSRNAGFSKNMIHTLRASRVSDREGEVQDRLIRNCVQPQHSDAESASVCDLLLRHCRSTSEHDVQTSEQSDGPARIPMSHFAVWQALRCSCLQGKKRTFETLCALGVDVQAADVAAQQQQKGSLVHAAAVGGSQSIIQRLLDDYHLSPEGLTTNSNHNEPVHLAAAHGRTHALLQLINRGVSIDTRDRHGRTPLFHAAVNGHLSTVKALAESGARIQVTDYDGISLIEEVTRRARIRDGQGRQALAEYLQHMLQQRKEEDGACS, from the exons ATGTCTCAACACGGTAGTCGCCAGCTGATTGCGAGCATTATCCATCTACACGGGAACACAACCGTTGCACTATTGTTTTGCTCTCGGAATGCAGGATTCAGCAAAAACATGATCCACACTTTGCGCGCTTCACGGGTGTCTGACCGAGAAG GAGAGGTTCAAGACCGTCTGATTCGGAACTGTGTACAACCACAGCATTCCGACGCAGAAAGCGCCTCCGTCTGCGACCTACTTCTACGGCACTGCCGGTCGACCTCTGAGCACGATGTCCAAACAAGTGAACAGAGTGATGGTCCCGCGAGGATCCCCATGAGTCACTTTGCCGTATGGCAAGCACTACGCTGCTCCTGTCttcaaggaaagaaacgtaCTTTCGAGACTCTTTGCGCACTTGGCGTTGATGTTCAAGCAGCGGACGTGGCAGCGCAGCAGCAACAGAAAGGAAGCCTTGTGCACGCCGCGGCAGTGGGAGGTTCACAGTCGATCATTCAGAGGCTCCTCGACGACTATCATCTGAGCCCGGAAGGTCTCACAA CAAATTCAAATCACAATGAGCCTGTCCATCTTGCTGCGGCACACGGTCGTACTCATGCATTGCTGCAATTAATCAATCGAGGCGTATCCATTGACACACGAGACCGGCATGGTAGGACTCCGCTTTTCCATGCTGCTGTCAATGGGCATCTATCAACTGTGAAGGCCCTTGCTGAGTCTGGCGCTCGCATCCAG GTGACCGACTACGACGGCATTTCACTCATCGAAGAAGTCACTAGGCGAGCTCGAATTAGAGACGGCCAAGGTCGGCAGGCGCTCGCAGAGTATCTGCAACATATGCTCCAGCAacggaaggaagaggacggagCTTGCTCCTAA
- a CDS encoding hypothetical protein (encoded by transcript TGME49_254635), whose protein sequence is MFYMNMGENSMTICPHSSSGNPSLRKPSLTDMSGSGDVVVVSFCDTDTSSARFHGLFPRVNKAKLIEEGTNTLYTAVVLNLKNEGSSLLEVLRIDIKQSSSQDEATETVNPPRSFTLYNPSKFSASAIRQERKDSRIFSQLQVAARIPESSAVAEKLKYQSFVQVGTQLMRMIHGHNQYTASMQRLGG, encoded by the exons ATGTTTTATATGAACATGGGAGAGAACTCGATGACGATTTGCCCTCACTCTTCAAGTGGGAACCCTTCACTGAGGAAGCCTTCTTTAACCGACATGTCTGGTTCTGGCGATGTGGTCGTAGTTTCGTTCTGCGATACAGATACGTCCAGTGCACGTTTCCATGGTCTATTTCCACGTGTGAACAAGGCAAAACTCATTGAAGAAGGCACAAATACGTTGTACACAGCTGTCGTACTGAACTTGAAGAACGAAGGCAGCTCCCTTCTAGAGGTGCTGCGTATTGATATAAA ACAGTCGAGTTCCCAGG ATGAAGCCACAGAAACTGTCAATCCACCACGCAGCTTTACATTATACAACCCCAGCAAG TTCTCGGCTAGTGCGATaaggcaggagaggaaagatTCTCG AATATTTTCGCAGCTTCAGGTTGCAGCACGCATTCCGGAGTCTTCAGCTGTCGCCGAGAAGCTGAAATATCAGTCTTTCGTGCAGGTTGGAACTCAATTGATGAGGATGATACATGGACATAACCAATACACTGCCTCGATGCAACGCTTAGGAGGTTGA
- a CDS encoding hypothetical protein (encoded by transcript TGME49_254670~Signal peptide predicted by SignalP 2.0 HMM (probability 0.993) with cleavage site probability 0.985 at residue 28), whose translation MILKLLYLAFVVIIAALLFLSIPSYVLAKEPQTTEEREFAVTCTRYIVCFVCAWIVSGGIMQLLYLVGAAFNPLDPASTFFVPSQFRLNTWETYVALAIWFGITYAFVQLRKQYEQDARFDPHLISQEVKEQWKRVTSQ comes from the exons ATGATTCTAAAACTCCTCTATCTGGCGTTTGTTGTCATAATTGCCGCTCTATTATTCTTATCTATTCCATCATACGTACTTGCGAAGGAGCCACAAACCACCGAAGAACGTGAATTCGCCGT GACATGCACCAGGTATATTGTCTGCTTTGTATGCGCATGGATTGTCTCCGGCGGCATCATGCAG CTGCTGTACCTCGTGGGTGCCGCATTCAACCCGCTGG ATCCTGCTTCTACGTTTTTCGTCCCGAGTCAGTTCCGGCTAAACACATGGGAGACTTACGTTGCTCTAGCCA TCTGGTTTGGTATCACATACGCGTTCGTTCAATTGCGCAAGCAGTACGAACAAG ATGCCAGATTTGATCCCCACCTGATCTCTCAAGAGGTGAAGGAACAGTGGAAACGAGTTACGTCCCAGTAG